A window from Dermacentor albipictus isolate Rhodes 1998 colony chromosome 10, USDA_Dalb.pri_finalv2, whole genome shotgun sequence encodes these proteins:
- the LOC135920386 gene encoding venom metalloproteinase antarease-like TtrivMP_A isoform X1 → MVRQSRKIFVANVPGYKYVANLMKFLILSVPMVMTLQEELDEDGLEIIPQVFEGRQVKAEEKLLAIEGGHSLRLRKASVLADNLLLRDVTEEGVHERYVNGTDYEAHLYEDESNKASLIMEPQTRGDYHITGVLNDTHRIEPLATTERSGRTVHKISKIVSEGATCDRVGVGGSWLYEEELPEIEARDVPSNFTIEVYLIADFKHTKFFGNRQRQRITYATALMHSVSLRMRQLEPPGNIILTAIEAAFTANVSYVSLWKKDLLGLETLNKLQQYMVTKTAMVKSDLVYLLSGLDMIGLVNGTKSSGVAGLAFKGQACRSHKVGVGEDKPGLFTGVQYAAHEMAHLLGSDHDGYSSSQNCSASDGYLMSPRAGGSRSFLFSSCSKHAIKTFLKLSSSACLLKNTNLNPQVANLPDKAVKLPGDIMNGTHYCKKYIPTYPKASYDERQSDLLQCKFRCRLKSEGGRSYYALTDALDGTPCNKSNTKMKCKNNICI, encoded by the exons ATGGTGAGACAATCCCGTAAAATATTTGTTGCAAACGTCCCTGGCTATAAATATGTAGCAAATTTAATGAAGTTTCTCATCTTGAGCGTTCCAATGG TTATGACTCTCCAAGAAGAACTTGACGAGGACGGCCTTGAAATCATTCCTCAAGTTTTCGAAGGTAGACAAGTCAAGGCGGAAGAAAAGCTCCTCGCAATCGAAGGTGGACACTCCCTTAGACTGAGGAAGGCTTCTGTGCTCGCTGACAATCTTTTACTTCGTGACGTTACCGAAGAAGGTGTTCATGAGAGATAC GTTAACGGAACCGACTATGAAGCGCATCTTTATGAGGATGAAAGCAACAAAGCCTCGTTGATCATGGAACCTCAAACAAGAGGCGATTATCATATA ACTGGTGTTCTGAATGATACTCACCGTATTGAGCCTCTGGCAACCACAGAGAGATCCGGCAGAACTGTGCACAAGATATCCAAGATTGTAAGTGAGGGCGCAACATGCGATCGTGTAGGAGTAGGTG GGAGCTGGCTTTACGAAGAGGAGCTTCCCGAGATCG AAGCCAGAGATGTTCCATCGAACTTCACCATTGAGGTCTACCTCATCGCCGATTTTAAGCACACAAAATTCTTCGGGAATCGTCAGAGGCAGAGAATTACGTACGCTACAGCGTTAATGCATTCG GTGAGCCTTCGCATGCGGCAGCTTGAGCCCCCTGGTAACATAATTTTGACGGCAATCGAAGCAGCTTTCACT gcAAATGTGTCATACGTGAGCTTGTGGAAGAAGGATCTCCTTGGCTTAGAAACATTGAATAAGCTACAACAATACATGGTCACCAAGACAGCAATGGTCAAATCGGACTTGGTGTATCTTTTATCAGG GCTAGATATGATTGGCCTAGTCAATGGTACCAAGAGTTCCGGAGTTGCAG ggctggccttcaaaGGCCAAGCCTGCAGGAGTCACAAAGTTGGAGTCGGAGAGGACAAGCCTGGGTTGTTTACGGGAGTGCAGTACGCTGCTCACGAGATGGCGCATCT GCTTGGCTCTGATCATGATGGTTATAGCAGCTCCCAGAATTGCAGCGCCTCGGACGGATACTTGATGAGCCCCCGGGCAGGAGGGTCGCGCTCCTTCCTGTTCTCCAGCTGCAGCAAGCACGCCATAAAAACATTTTTGAA ATTATCAAGCTCTGCGTGTCTTTTGAAAAACACGAATCTGAATCCGCAAGTCGCCAACCTGCCTGACAAAGCAGTGAAACTGCCTGGAGACATCATGAATGGGACGCATTACTGCAAGAAGTATATCCCTACGTACCCGAAGGCCTCTTATGATGAG CGGCAGTCTGACCTGCTTCAATGCAAGTTCCGGTGCCGTTTGAAATCCGAAGGAGGACGGTCATATTACGCGCTCACAGACGCACTCGATGGGACCCCTTGCAACAAATCTAATACAAAAATG AAATGCAAGAACAACATTTGTATATAA
- the LOC135920386 gene encoding snake venom metalloproteinase fibrolase-like isoform X2, giving the protein MEPQTRGDYHITGVLNDTHRIEPLATTERSGRTVHKISKIVSEGATCDRVGVGGSWLYEEELPEIEARDVPSNFTIEVYLIADFKHTKFFGNRQRQRITYATALMHSVSLRMRQLEPPGNIILTAIEAAFTANVSYVSLWKKDLLGLETLNKLQQYMVTKTAMVKSDLVYLLSGLDMIGLVNGTKSSGVAGLAFKGQACRSHKVGVGEDKPGLFTGVQYAAHEMAHLLGSDHDGYSSSQNCSASDGYLMSPRAGGSRSFLFSSCSKHAIKTFLKLSSSACLLKNTNLNPQVANLPDKAVKLPGDIMNGTHYCKKYIPTYPKASYDERQSDLLQCKFRCRLKSEGGRSYYALTDALDGTPCNKSNTKMKCKNNICI; this is encoded by the exons ATGGAACCTCAAACAAGAGGCGATTATCATATA ACTGGTGTTCTGAATGATACTCACCGTATTGAGCCTCTGGCAACCACAGAGAGATCCGGCAGAACTGTGCACAAGATATCCAAGATTGTAAGTGAGGGCGCAACATGCGATCGTGTAGGAGTAGGTG GGAGCTGGCTTTACGAAGAGGAGCTTCCCGAGATCG AAGCCAGAGATGTTCCATCGAACTTCACCATTGAGGTCTACCTCATCGCCGATTTTAAGCACACAAAATTCTTCGGGAATCGTCAGAGGCAGAGAATTACGTACGCTACAGCGTTAATGCATTCG GTGAGCCTTCGCATGCGGCAGCTTGAGCCCCCTGGTAACATAATTTTGACGGCAATCGAAGCAGCTTTCACT gcAAATGTGTCATACGTGAGCTTGTGGAAGAAGGATCTCCTTGGCTTAGAAACATTGAATAAGCTACAACAATACATGGTCACCAAGACAGCAATGGTCAAATCGGACTTGGTGTATCTTTTATCAGG GCTAGATATGATTGGCCTAGTCAATGGTACCAAGAGTTCCGGAGTTGCAG ggctggccttcaaaGGCCAAGCCTGCAGGAGTCACAAAGTTGGAGTCGGAGAGGACAAGCCTGGGTTGTTTACGGGAGTGCAGTACGCTGCTCACGAGATGGCGCATCT GCTTGGCTCTGATCATGATGGTTATAGCAGCTCCCAGAATTGCAGCGCCTCGGACGGATACTTGATGAGCCCCCGGGCAGGAGGGTCGCGCTCCTTCCTGTTCTCCAGCTGCAGCAAGCACGCCATAAAAACATTTTTGAA ATTATCAAGCTCTGCGTGTCTTTTGAAAAACACGAATCTGAATCCGCAAGTCGCCAACCTGCCTGACAAAGCAGTGAAACTGCCTGGAGACATCATGAATGGGACGCATTACTGCAAGAAGTATATCCCTACGTACCCGAAGGCCTCTTATGATGAG CGGCAGTCTGACCTGCTTCAATGCAAGTTCCGGTGCCGTTTGAAATCCGAAGGAGGACGGTCATATTACGCGCTCACAGACGCACTCGATGGGACCCCTTGCAACAAATCTAATACAAAAATG AAATGCAAGAACAACATTTGTATATAA